Proteins from a single region of Engystomops pustulosus chromosome 5, aEngPut4.maternal, whole genome shotgun sequence:
- the ALDH5A1 gene encoding succinate-semialdehyde dehydrogenase, mitochondrial → MSGILRLPCRMASTSCASSLPASLLRSAAYVGGSWLQSSDSTTFPVFDPATGKELVRVTDCGPRECREAVTAAAKAFQSWRDVSSKERSILLRKWYDLMIQNKDELARIITAENGKPTKEALGEIVYAAGFLEWFAEEARRIYGDVISVPMKDRRALVLKQPVGVASIITPWNFPSAMITRKVGAALAAGCTVVVKPAEDTPLSALALAELAHQAGIPAGVYNVVPCSREKAPAVGEVLCTDPSVGKISFTGSTATGKILLRYAADSVKRVSMELGGHAPFIVFDSADVDKAAAGALASKFRNSGQTCVCTNRFLVQKGIHDSFVKKLSLLMAKELRVGNGFDDCVTQGPLINERAVDKVEHHVKDAVSQGAQIVAGGKRSDVGKNFYEPTLISNVTTQMLCAREETFGPLAPVIKFDTEEEAIAIANSANVGLAGYFYSQDPAQIWRVAERLEVGMVGVNEGLLSSVECPFGGVKQSGLGREGSKYGVDEYLEVKYVCFGGL, encoded by the exons ATGTCTGGCATCCTGAGACTTCCATGTAGGATGGCATCCACCAGCTGTGCCTCATCCTTGCCCGCCTCTCTGTTGCGTTCTGCTGCTTATGTTGGGGGATCATGGCTGCAATCCTCGGATTCCACCACTTTTCCAGTTTTTGATCCGGCTACAGGCAAGGAACTAGTTCGCGTTACAGATTGTGGACCTAGAGAATGCAGGGAGGCTGTGACCGCCGCCGCCAAAGCCTTCCAGAGCTGGAGAGATGTGTCTAGTAAG GAGCGAAGCATCCTCTTGCGTAAGTGGTATGACCTAATGATCCAGAATAAAGATGAACTTGCTCGAATCATCACAGCTGAAAAT GGGAAGCCTACGAAAGAAGCACTTGGTGAAATAGTCTATGCAGCAGGATTTCTAGAGTGGTTTGCAGAAGAGGCGCGTCGTATATATGGAGATGTGATATCCGTGCCCATGAAGGACCGCCGAGCTCTAGTGCTTAAGCAGCCTGTCGGAGTAGCCTCCATTATAACCCCG TGGAATTTCCCCAGTGCCATGATCACAAGGAAGGTGGGTGCTGCCTTAGCGGCTGGCTGTACTGTTGTAGTGAAGCCAGCAGAAGATACTCCATTGTCTGCTTTGGCACTTGCAGAG CTTGCTCATCAGGCTGGGATCCCGGCAGGAGTATATAATGTTGTGCCTTGTTCCCGGGAGAAGGCTCCAGCAGTTGGAGAAGTTCTCTGCACAGATCCATCTGTAGGCAAAATTTCTTTTACTGGGTCCACTGCTACAGGAAAG ATTCTTCTTCGATACGCAGCTGACTCTGTGAAGAGAGTTTCTATGGAACTTGGAGGACATGCTCCTTTCATTGTGTTTGACAGTGCAGATGTTGACAAGGCCGCTGCTGGGGCTCTCGCTTCAAAGTTCCGCAATTCCGGACAG ACTTGTGTATGTACAAACAGATTCCTGGTGCAGAAAGGAATACATGACTCTTTTGTGAAAAAGCTGTCACTTCTAATGGCAAAAGAACTACGTGTTGGAAATGGATTTGATGACTGTGTGACCCAGGGACCCCTCATTAATGAGAGAGCTGTGGACAAG GTAGAGCACCACGTGAAGGATGCAGTGTCTCAAGGAGCGCAAATTGTTGCTGGAGGCAAACGTTCCGATGTGGGAAAGAACTTTTATGAGCCAACCTTGATCAGCAATGTTACCACACAGATGCTTTGTGCCAGAGAAGAAACCTTTGGACCCCTGGCACCTGTCATTAA GTTTGACACTGAAGAGGAAGCAATTGCAATTGCAAATTCAGCCAATGTAGGCTTAGCAG GTTACTTTTACTCCCAGGACCCAGCGCAAATCTGGCGAGTGGCTGAACGTCTAGAAGTTGGTATGGTAGGAGTTAATGAAGGATTACTCTCCTCTGTTGAGTGTCCCTTTGGAGGAGTGAAACAGTCAGGACTTGGAAGAGAAGGCTCCAAATATGGAGTTGATGAGTATTTAGAAGTGAAATACGTTTGCTTTGGAGGCCTATAA